TCAAGCTacgcgaaaataaaaacataaactaGCTAATCCTGGGGACTAGGTTAGAAAGAAACGTCAATTACATAGACTTTGTTCAAGCTTTTAAcactaaagttaaaaaaacaacccGAACCCATTGCCTATAGCAACCTCGTACCCAGGgctattttttcactttttaaatttgGATGGCGTTCAAGACAGAACGCCATCCAACATCCAacatcaaaaagtaaaaaaagagcctttgggacgaggttggtcctatattgttttttttatctagatGACCAGTGTTATCGTCGTATTAAAAGCCACGACAGTCTCTAGGTTAGAGGTTGTTAAAAAAGTTGTGTTTGAAAGACGTTTTTAGCCAACAcaagttgttttgcaaaaaaacattcgaaatttGTTTTGTATTATCTCCAGGTCGTTGCGGTTATAACTTCCTCTGTTAGAAAAAAAACTGAACAGAAGCTAAACTATTTGAATGTACTTGCACGAAGTGTTTAGTCATTGAAtgcaacctcattcccaggttCTTCTTATATTACGTGCGAGATTTTTTTTCGGAGGCTTACAGGTACGTGAGCAGGTTATTAGTTGGATGTCCCTCgcttacataaaatataaactaaaGGATCCTGAAAATTACCTAATAGCAAAACAAAAGTAATGTAGTTTCTAATTTACATTTCCAGGGTTTTTTGGCAAAGGTCGAATGCTAAAGATCAGCTCTAAATCATGCAACTCCAGTCTCAAGATGGCAGTTGCTTTGTCTACGACAATCTGACCATAAACATTTTAGAAGACCTACAATAGCAATAGGGGGCTACCAAATCGCTTGCTGGCTGTGTGACCCTCGTGGCACACATTTATCGTGGTTACTGCATTTTTGTGGAGTTCCTATTGGAGTTTTATAGGCGTCAAGAAACAATTAGCTAAAGGTTTTTGCTGGGCAAAAAATTTCTTGTCACAGTCTTGTTTATAGTATTAAATTAATATATTTCCTCtaataattcataaaaacatttaaatcttATCCTGATAGCGCCATGGTGTGcatcaaataaaaatattttatttaataataagtagaaaaatttataatttaaaatttttcttaaaaatcccAGTAACTCATCAGGAAGGTGATAAGACAAATCCATGGTTACAAAAATAACGGGAAAAAACCACACAAAGGAAAACTGCGATCGTGAAAATCTAAAATTGTAATTCTTACATTATTCACATACAAATTCATTATCCTCGTTATGTAACAGAAATATAGACTTGTATTTATTAcatataaagtttatatatgaaAACGAATTCGAAAAAGGCATATATCTTATACACCGAAATACCGTTATTACAATACTAGATAACACCAAAATGGacacaatttttaaatgaaatcgATCACAGGATGTATAGAGAACAAATTTTCGAAAAGAATCAATCCTTTTTAAGAACTTCGGATACCTGATTATAgtcataaaaaataatactgGGCACTGTATAATGATAAGACAAGCTATCTAAACTTTAGATTTTGTGTGTCTAAAAACGGTCTTAAAATGACCGAAGCAGAGCAAGATGACTAAAACTGGTCGCAACTTCTTTGTTAGTACTTATATTTTTACTCTACTCTGAAACGAAAAAACTTTGCAAGTGAACATGTTACAATATAGTTTCGCTTTTCAGATGACGTTAAAATCTTTTCGAACATTCGTAAAACGCCAGATGAGGCTAGCAGAAGAAGATGTAGTTTTTCGAAGAGAGCTGATTGGGATCGCTAGAATAGAAATGGCGTATGATAGTAAAGTCAAGAGAAAAATAGATTTGGAAATATAAAACATTGTGCCATTCGGCTTACGCGTCCAACATCTTTTACCCTGCGACAAATTTGGTGCAAGTTGATTTTCTTGGTTCTGTCAAAAGCATTGAAGATTACTTCTCTAGAATTGAGATCGGACTTCCCGCGTCGTTTCTTCAATAACTTATTTCATATAAATGCTTGCTCGCTGCTTAATGCGTCTGTAAACGGCTGCACGAAATAACTAGTAGCAAAATTGAACACCAATCCGAATGTAATAGAGATAGGTAGAGCCGGTAACGCTTTTCGAAATATGGCCAGTAATAACAGCGTTAGACACAAACCCTGAAACAAAAGATATACAATCCAGTTAATGCAGATATTAGTTCGCGTAAAATTACCGTAAGAACACAAGTTCGTGTAAATTTGTCCTAAGAACAAATCATTGAGTTTCATCCCTCCACTGAGCCAGATATAAGTTTGCGTAAAATTACGGTAAGAACACAAGTTCGCGTGAATTAGTCGTAAGAACAAATCCTTGAGTTTCATCACTCCACTGAGTAAGGTATAAGTTCGGATAAAATTACTGTAAGAATACAAGTTCGCGTAAATTTGTCGTATGATTGCAACCGTGAGTTTCACCCTTCCACTAAGACTACGATGGCATATCTTAGACATTAAAAATAAGTTACTCGTGCGCTGGAAAACAATCTCGAACAAACTCAAAGCTACTACTTACTATTAAGATGGCGAAAAAGCAAGCTATAGTTGTATTCCAATCTTTATATGACGACGCTTTTCCAACTAAAACACTATAAAAGATGAAATCGCCTAAACCAAGTTTGACTCCTCCtgaaacacaaaaaacattaaattaaaaGCAACGTGGAAGTAGGAGTTAGCTAATCAAGGTACCCTACCATTGTAAAGCTGGTACTAGCTATAATAACCAAATTTTCAGATTTTCTTTTTCCCCGAATAGTGATTAGGCCACTAATTGCTTGCAATTTTTTCTGTTTGGTTTCAAGCtctctttttatacaacacGAATAGACTCGACAATTATTGGACTTTCTGACCTTACTGAATCTGTGACACCTCTTTAATATGCTTCACCTTTTCTTATCAGTTTAACGGAAAACGAACAGAATGTACTGTAACCACATCAAGAACATATTGTTAAATTCTGAAATAGCCGAATCATCTTACAGGCAAACGACCTGCTACAGTTATAATGTCACTTTTGACCTTTGTTTAAAATTGCGGTGTGACGCAGAAtgtaacaaattaaaaatagtttgATTTATATTTACGCTGTTATAATTCACATCTCCATAAATGCAATTCTAGTGCAAATTTGGTTTTTGAAATTAACGGGTTTTCCACATTTCCAAAGCACTTCTACTTATTAGGGATTTACGGACTTTACAGAGGCACATCTACAGTAAAAGTGTAATAGAacaaaattattctttattacAGCTAATTTGATATATAATCTTCCCAGGAATTTGTAAGGTAGATAAGCACCAATAAATAAATCCTTGAAATTTCTTTGTTACTCACTTTCTTCCGGTTCTTCTTCGGGAGCATCCGCAGAAGGTTGCTCAGGATGGTTACCATTTAAGACTCTCGCAGCAGAAGCGTGCGTGTTGTCATCAGCAGCAACCATATTCTCACCATCTTCATTTGGTCgttcttgttcttgttcttGCTGGGAGCGGATATTAGACCTGGAGGTAGGATTCGGTTCATCTATATCGCTCATTGCAATAGAATACATAACAGTGGCTAGAGATAagacaaataaaaatacatctgccaaatttaagaaataaatcctccaattaatttaattacttaagaatagaaaaaaaaataatgaagaaaatgaaaagaGCAAAGCTCTATGGAAATTGTTGGGCTTCTTGACCTGTTGCCCTTAACCACCCACCCACCCAAGCTCTCCCCCTAAAAAGAAGAGATTTGACGTTGTTAATACAGACACTACACGAAGAATGTTATACAAACGACTTACAAGAATAAATTAAAGCTGGGAAGAGCGGCTCGTTTCTTTCTTGCGCCATGTTAACCAACATACGCAATGGACCATTAGGACAAAGCACCGCAAATAAATCTAAAGTAAACATGGCAAATTATTAACTTATCTATAAGCTACAACGtgtggaaaaaaaagaaagaaacataGCTAGAATTTTCAAAAGAACTAAGACCAGTCAATAAATAGATACAGGTAGCTTCTTTATTCCCTCAGTGCACCATTAGGTTTTAGACTGATGATAATTTAGCCTGGAACGTGTGGAAACGTGCACACGTTCTGATAACTGTGAGGAGTTATATTAGAGGAGCCTGGTCACTGTACATTCTTTCATAGGTTGTTCCGCATTATTGTTTGGCGTGAacaaattataagggtttttctgagactacttatcaagtgagttttttcctttacagtaacctgaagtttaaaaaattttataaaaaaaatcaacttaaAAGTTTACTAAAATCGGTAAATTAGacaaaaaaaacccacaaaagaGCGCAGAATGAATGAAAATAGCCGTGTTCTTCCAATTCTTCCGCACAATAATAGTGAGCCAATTTAGTCGAGCCGCAACCCCAAGCCTGACTGACAGACAAACAACAATTATACACCATGCCAACTCTCAACTTTTTGTTTGGCCCCATTTTTATACTCTGTACTGTGTCGAGTCAAACTTATTAGATTCGAATCGACATAGCTTATAAAAACAATATCCTGCCATGCAACAACTGACTTGACTGTTCTGTACACCTTGGCACAGCCTAACTcaactgtttaaaaaaatttttcaagcCAATCCGAGTCAAGGCATGCAAATAAAGATGTAAAACTGTTGTTCAAGACAGCTACCAACTTAGAAATTTGCAAACAGAATATCATTTTTGCATAAATTCAAATAAGCCTGCAGGTTAAATCTCATAAAACAAATAGACACACAAGCTGGACCAAATCTGTTAAAACATCGTAATGAAACTCCTTACATGCTTAAAGATGTTGAATTCTCAAAAAACATTAGGAAACATCTAAATTTACGCTCGGTACACGTTTCTTCAGTTTAAGTAACCGAGTTGCTAAGACTAAGATCTTGGTCAAGACCTAAGTATCTGCTAATCAACTGGCCAGGGTGAAAAGgctgaaaatgatttttttatgttatggAGGATAATATGTTGCTAATCttatcttcttttattttgttattctaTTTACGGTACTTCAAAACCACCTGGTTAGTTTAAACGACTTTAGCCAAGATTATTACActaaaaacacacatttctACAGGAAGAAAACAACTTTAGTATTATGTAAGTCCATTCATATAATCTCACCTATTCCTACAATAAGCACAGAAAAGTAAGTCCACTATTTAGTACGGTTCATACAATAGCTCTTGCGCAAAGAACAGATCTTACCATATAAAGAAATAGCAGCTAAAATTAACCACAACGTCCAATCAGGAAGATATTTGATGAAGACTAAGGCCTAAAAATGCAAACAAACGATTGtaatgctgaaaaaataattctacaTCCACCATACTTTCTGGCAAATATATAGTTCTCCTCGTGGTATTATCTACAGAGTTCTTCTGCAGGCATCATCTACAGTTTACTGGCTTCCAacaacaatagtaatgtaagaACCGACCTACCATCAAGGCACTACTTAGTATAAGATATCCTTGTTGGAGTAACAATGGTCCTttccaatgtatacaaaacaTTCCTACTACACCAAAGTTCCAGATAATTAAGGACATAGTGATGTAATCCATCGCTAAATTGGATACTCTAACCAATTCTCTAAAAAATCATGATAAAGTCTGTGTCATGTTAGGGAATGTTTTCAATTATATCTtgggaaaatatttttggggtgcattttcatgaattttatttgaGTGAGCGAGTGTCTTTAATGAAGCAAGGGtttacttttgttaaaaaagaataaCCAAGCTCTAGCAATtcagaatatatttttaaagattcaTATTGTAAAGGTAGGCACACAGATACAGGGATAATTCCTAAGTACAGTCATTTCTAAAGCACAAGAGACGCAGAAGCATTAGTAAACATTCAATTTATCCTACGAAAGTGTGCAAACACAACAAGTTACTACGAGACAATGTATTACAACtggaaaaatcatttttctaacACTTATATTTTGAAgatcttatgtttttttaagaGAATAATTAATAGTCAAGTTTTTAAGCTCACGCAGTCTATTCTCACTTGGTAGGTCTGTAGTTTAAACTTCATACTGTCTTTAACTAGCCACTGTTGTACGACATTCCAactgaaaataatttattgtctataatgttacctttgcaacgcttgcatacaaactaaaTGTCAGCTCTCAACCTTCCTGTCATACCACTGCAAGTACTATGTACCAAATGCTTACAAGACTGACAATAACCCTAACTAGTCACTCATCTAAACCTAATTTTTATAGCTCAATAAAAAACTGATGTCACAATCTATCTAAGGCTTTCTCCAAATCTGCAAAGGCAAAATAAAGATTCTATCTTTTTTCAAATACTTTTCCTAAAGCTGttgtgagtaaaaatattgcatctgtagtgtcCTGGCCTGGAACAAAACTTATGCACATAGAAGATAAACCCTTGTAAATATcttttaagatataaaacatAGAATAGACTTACTGAAAATAGATGTAACTAAAAAAGAACAACAGCATCAATGAAGATAAAACCAACCATCCCTCAATGACCTAAaacatggaaatattttttcttcatttgtcAACCGTACATTTAGAGACCTACAATACCATCTGCAATTCCTATTTTGTAGTTGTAGCCTTACCTTATAACATCGGTATTTGTATAAAAGAACTAAAAAGACAGTCATCACAAGTATAACTGCTATTACAATCAATGAATTGGCAAGGGCTTGACCAAACTTTTCTGTTTTAGATATATCACCGTCTTCGTGAAATGGTGTGTaaactctaaaaaaaattaaaggttataCCATTAGAGTAAACACCATGAACAATTCTAGGtgatgtttcaatttttcattttccATAAATGTTTCTATTATACCAATTTCTAGTGGAGGGGAGAATTCCTTAACATTTCTATCTGACaactagaaataaaattttaaaactaaaatcgTTTTGAAGATGTATTACAActtaaaatttgaaacaaaacaaaagtacgTTGCAATAAACTATGCATAAACATTGAATTATTCTTCAATTTAATTTtggcaaagaaaaaaagaatttagagTAGATTTAATTGGCCAATGACAATAGGGGAAAATAAAAAGGTTTGAATTTTCTGAGGTACTAGcctagtaatttttttccttaataTAGCCacgaaatgtttattttttttctttgcaaatgatttattttaaacaaaaattatttttcttcctctttgaaaaaaattaaacatttgtgGGCTCTTCAAACATTGATTCtcacattgttttgttttgcaaaaaaaaaaaaaaaaaaaaaacacaagaagaAACAGGGTCTCCTCAATTTTAAAACTTCGATTACATCAATGTTTGTAAAAACTTtataacaacaataataataagaacTTGTTTTCCCAAGAACGTTGAAAATCATACaagtttctttccttttttttaatatccttAAAGTTACCTTGAACATACTGGCTAACATGAATTTGGACGTAGCCATGGTACGTGTACAAACTTTGGCCTGAAGAGAAATTGTAGTTGCAatcacaaaatttttatttagcagTTCTGATAGCataaatgttttgtttaaatCCCTTTTGTGCATTTCTATGCATGTAAATTTTTCCACTATTTTAAAGTTACAACTTATAATGTAAAAAGATCATAACAACATTTACCCCTGGGTACCACATATGGGCTGCAATTTTTATGTaaggtattttttttagaatgcatTCCAACTAAGTTGATAAGCAGGTATTCCAAACCTTTAAATTTTGAGTCATAGGTTGGGTCTTTAATTGAGATTTACTTGTGGgataaacaaatatttatatgtaaaataaaattttagaacAGTTGATTTTTTATGAAGTAAATACTTTAGTGCATGTATTCgacttaattattttattaaatatattttgtttaatattGATGGaatattattaataaaaagaCAGGATAAAGTTTAATTGCTTACATTCAATATTTTTCCCAGCAGTTTTTGATCCCTTTTTTTAATGGTTATTAAATTCAATggtaaataaaatagataaaagtgCATAAACTGGTTGTTATCACTAAATATCGCTTCACACTGACAAGTTGTTGCTATTTATGGGCAAGTGTGAACTATACTTAAAATAAATGTCACCAACATTAGTTACTAAATAAACCTGTACTTTTGTCAATAACAAAAATGTATGCAGTCAGTAACAATTACTGAAAAGCACATATTACTCAGCAAAAATGTACGATGTTGTTCACTTACAAATACTGTCCAGCATTTTGAGTATAAAAGGTGACAGAGGTGATGGTCGCCACAACTACAAGAAGACAGATCGAAACTGGAACAATTAACATTAATACACTTTTGGCACCATAATGTAACATTTCTTCCTCATCTTCCTCAATTTCATCCTCTGTCACATCTGCATTAGGTGGTGGCCTTGATTCATGTTGCTGGGGTTGTCTACTATCGTTGACTTCACTGTTTACACTTCTTCTGTTCCGCAATTTACTCAAGAAGCCTTCTTTCTAAAATGAAACAGAGTTTGCTTTTAAAGCTTCGCAacgtaaaataaaacacaaaccaCACCATACATGTTTGATTTAATGTTAGAAATGACATACATGGCTCACATGGCTATTGTACCCGCCAGTAATATAGTTTCAAAATTTGTAGATGCTGACTGCTGTGACTACTAAACAAGGCACCTCCTGCAGATCTTGAGGATCAGGATATTTGAAAACCAAATATTTGCCTCGTGTTTGCCCCTCaaatttctagttttcccaCATGATGAGTATTAAATTCATAAgggtttttttcttgtttttgaaaTAGACGCAGGCTCTTTTAGGTGAACACTCAACActaaacatatatattttttgactgTAGAGAAGGAAATCTCTTTGCAACTGTTGGCTTGGAGCACTGAAGACCACTAGCCATTGTTCCTTTGTTGCAAATACTAATATACTAATAATATGTAATACaattaattgataaaaatgGGATtcacaattttaacattttcttatTAAACTTACTTCTTACAGTGAatagtgagaaaaaaatttatttcagtgCTTTTTACATTTATATCACTGAAAAGTAAATCATGTGGTCCTGCATTTCTGTCCCTGTGCATACATTACAGACTTTTGGTTGATTCTGTTGGACCAACCTCTGTAGTAAATTTTTAAAGTGCTGGAAATAGGCTAATGGTATGGGTGGAAAGCTTATTCTTTGTAGATTCCTAAGTAGAGGTTATTTTTTCTGCACCAACTTGTACTTGGAGTTGTTAGCTAGAGACAGAACAGCATattaaaaatgtcatattttgcaCCTATTTGTCAATTACACTTCCTACTCGCAAAATAATTATCAAAAGGGTGAATTTGTGTTTTTAGACCCAGGCCAGAGCTTGTACCTggtcatatatttatatatcatTACACATATTTGTCATTTCATTGACCTGCGTAAGAATACTTCATGGTGGAGTTCTGTCACAAATTAAAGGGAAAAAGTTGATTTATCAAAGCAAATATTTGATGTAATATTATTTAACTTatattcaaaataatttaactgacattttttagattttgtgaaaaatatctGTATTGTTTAATTCTAGTTTTGCGTGATGAAGTACACTAATCTTGTACATTTATCATATAGATCTGTATATAAAAATTCTTCTGTAAAAATACTTTTGAGAACTTTTCTATACTGTCCACTGCtgctaaaaattttgatttggagTTAAGGAAGAGTCTGTTGATCCATAGGAACAAGCCAATTCTTAATAGAAATATTCCATGTCAATATTTCTAATTTCAGATAATTAGCTTTCCTCTTTAGTTTATGATTGTACCatattattgtatttataaacaCATTGCAATTGTTGTATGATTTGTCTACTTATAGATGGAGACTGagatttataatatatatagctcATATGCTCAATTCTTGTGTTTGAGGTTCACAAGTTTAAATGTCTCTCACTTGTCTTTAATATGAAAAAAGAACACAGGGAAAagtagaaaaagagaaaaaacattccAATATTTCTTAGGGCAAAGTAAAtcttgataaaaaaattctgaaacaaAAATTGCTAACAGGTCCAAATACGATGTTAACTTCCTCACACCGAAACATAGGTTGGTTACtcaaaaaaaggaacaaaaaaaaagttctcAAACTCAACCTTGAtgccatttcttttttttaagtgCTACTGCATTATTTTcagattgttttgttttttgttttgtcttgGTTCCCTTGGCTTTTTCCATCCAAGAGACAGTCCATTTAGCTACTACAATAAAGATAAAGAGGCTTTGGGAATAGATTAAGTAATGCTAAGTTGATTTATAGTCCTGGAAACACATTTACTTTTGCATCTAAAAAACTGAGGAAAAAGTTCAGCCAACCGACCTACAGAGACAACACATTTTCAATGGTGGCGTAATTTGATGTCAATGAATCTGAATTTACTATTAACAAATCTATTGGAACACTCCTTAAAAGGAAGGGCGTACAGTCAAAAAGATAAATTTATGTAGTGAGCGTATGAGTTTGTTTGCTTAGGGATTGTCTCgaagatagtttcaaaaaaatcAATTCATAACATTCCATTTTTAAGTATAATGACTTGCCatatgaatttgaaatgattttaaaagaacatttttttaatgaaattgttTCAAATCACATGAAAATTGTTTCAATATTTTCTGATTTGTttcaaatcattttattataaaactaaattcgtttcaaaatcgtttcCGTTTTGTTTATGTAAATGATCATTTCAGACAGCATAAAACGTTTCAGCATTTGATAtcgttttaaaattgtttcaggGTGGTAAagagtagtaaaaaaaataattatccaCTAAGTAAATG
This is a stretch of genomic DNA from Hydractinia symbiolongicarpus strain clone_291-10 chromosome 9, HSymV2.1, whole genome shotgun sequence. It encodes these proteins:
- the LOC130656719 gene encoding presenilin-1-like, giving the protein MKKQFDNKLISEYTRLLETTPSYSEDMSSTQVFDSGNNETSDNNRPPPEQKEGFLSKLRNRRSVNSEVNDSRQPQQHESRPPPNADVTEDEIEEDEEEMLHYGAKSVLMLIVPVSICLLVVVATITSVTFYTQNAGQYLVYTPFHEDGDISKTEKFGQALANSLIVIAVILVMTVFLVLLYKYRCYKVIEGWLVLSSLMLLFFFSYIYFQELVRVSNLAMDYITMSLIIWNFGVVGMFCIHWKGPLLLQQGYLILSSALMALVFIKYLPDWTLWLILAAISLYDLFAVLCPNGPLRMLVNMAQERNEPLFPALIYSSTVMYSIAMSDIDEPNPTSRSNIRSQQEQEQERPNEDGENMVAADDNTHASAARVLNGNHPEQPSADAPEEEPEERGVKLGLGDFIFYSVLVGKASSYKDWNTTIACFFAILIGLCLTLLLLAIFRKALPALPISITFGLVFNFATSYFVQPFTDALSSEQAFI